The Prunus dulcis chromosome 5, ALMONDv2, whole genome shotgun sequence genomic sequence CATATTGATTGCACACTGGGCTCTTGCAACTATAATAAAACTTCTACCTAGAACTTTTGTGTCAACATGCCATCAAATATTTTGAGATGCAGAGAAGTAGAAAAGAACATGTTACTcaatcaaaagcaaaagccAAGTCTCTTTGATGTAGCACGTTCTTGTTATCTCCTGAAAGAACTGGGGTTCATATGAAGATATTGAGTATACACTAATACTGTGCATTACTAGAAAGAAACTTCATCAGGCAAAAACTATGCAGATTGTGTTATCATGGAGGTTTTGGTTGATCGGGGGCTCTGGACAACTTTATACTTGCTCTAATGAAAATGTTCAACTTAATACAAAGGGAAAAAGATAACAGAACAAGACTGCAATCGACTTGGAAAGACAAGTATAACTTTATTCAGCCATTGGAGGTAGACTGGTAGTGAATTAGTTGATAGATTTATCAAGTAGATTTTACTAGCCCGTTaccatataaatttatatttctatGTGATctaaagaaatacaaaatagaTGCTCAATTAGCAAATCCAATCTATCGCTTCAACCTTCACTTACATATTCCTATTTTATCCAAACTAACCATTAAGTGAATCCTTGTGCATAATAAACTTAAACAGAAACATCAGACTTTCAATGATGAAAACATTCAGTTAAGAAGAATACCTTGATTTCAGATCCTAGATTTATggaaaactgaatacttataTCACACGTAAGAATTGAATTTGCACATATGAATACATGCACACTgacaaacaacataaaaacaTAATGCAAACACATGCATACATGCTTGAGAGGTGCTTGGTTTAGCATATCGAATTTTGAACAGAAATATAGAAAGAGTACCTTGAGGCGTCAATCACACAGACATAACGTAGCACATTCCCATTCAAAGAAGCCTTAGAGACTCTCTCTTGGATATCTTTATCGAGCGATAATATCCCAGTTCCCAGAAAGTCTTCAATAGACATTACACTAGGTGCCATTTCTTCAGGATACAAACTCTCAATCTAAACAACAAAATAgccataaaattaaaaattaaaaaaatttaatcttACAAAGGTTGTAGTTAAGCAAGTATATGGTCAATATGTATGTATCAACGACTGTGataaatcatatatatctaCAAATTTAAACATTTGATAAATGGCATATAGTACCAACCTTAATGTCATCCAAATTAATCCGCCGACCAAGAAGCCTTGCAAGTATCAAAGCCtgtttaaaattatattagaAATATATGAGGTATTGCATGAActtcaatattaaattaattactCTCCTCGGATGAAATATTTTAACtaaacaacatattttaacaCTATCTGATGGttcaagttttcttttatgttttagTTTAGTTGTTTAAGTTTACAATAGAATTAAATGCTTAACGAATTTAAACACAAAAGAGCAAACCATATCCAGACCTTTCTTGCGACATCCATCCCACTAAGGTCATCACGTGGATctgaaattacaaaataaagtCAAAAGTAACGACACTGACAGACACTCATGAAGTTCAAGGCCTAACTTCTTGGTGCTACTTATAACCGatggaagaaaaaattaaaataaaataaaataactaatATAAGCTTAATAATCAAGATGTGTTTTATATCAAAGCTGAAATTATGCAAAACCTGGTTCAGTGTAACCCAGGTTTTTAGCAGATTGAACAACTTGGCTTAGTGGCTTTCCATCTTCAACCTCGCTCATTACATAACCCAATGTCCCTATTACACATAGAtaagaagaaatatatatcACTTCCAAACTTGGGAACATGCAGGTGGATTGCAGTGAAAATGCTAGAAAGCCACaggaaaacataaacaaacacTACTAGTGATTGGATGCCTTAAAAATTCTGATACCGCTCAAACTCCCAATAATGCGGTGGACAGGATCTCCAGAAGAAAGTATGCGATTTAAGGATGCTATGACAGGAAGGCCAGCACCAAcctaccaaaacaaaaatcattcAGTGGAAATTGCAGAAACTATTTAAAGAATGTATGTAATGGGCTAGCACCTAAGAAGCATGGACACGGATACGGATACGGCGATACGATACGATACGACACGGAGATACGGCAAATCTCCAAAAACTAAGATACGATACGTCTTGGATACGGTAATTAAACCAAGTAACAGTAGATTCATATGATTGAAAGCAAGTAACAGTAGATTCAACCAACAACACTATAATACCAATTATTTAGAATTCTATTCCACTTGAGCATGGCATATGAATTACATATATATCTATAATCCTGGACATATGCAGCAATTATTGAGGATGATAAcaagaatgaaaataaaaattatgagagaggaaaaaaatatgGGGCTTAAGATAGTTTGCAAGTACAACATCCCACTCCTTATAAACTCCTTTTCAGTTTTGTAACTGTAGTCTGATTCTAGCGCTAATTTGTGTAATCTGGTGTTCTTTTGGGCTACAGCGATCTAAGCACCTTGAGTTTTCCTCATGTTAAttaaacacacacacagaggcgcacacacacattcctctcaagtaacaaaaaaaattattttattttgttctttttctgaGAATTCAAAATTGACTCAATTCAGTGCAATGATCTCCATGAGAGAAATTATGGTTATGTCATgagtaaaacaaaaattctgaGGTTGAAATTCTTCCAAACAGGAGTAACACCAAATACTAGGTTCGGGGATTAagtttcaacaacaaaaagccATATATAAACATTACACTATAAGCATTTCATCTTTATACACAATACTTTCCACATCTTGATAAACATTACACTATAAGCATACTCACAGTTGACTCGTGGCGAATACGCCTTGGgtataaaattaatttgtcATAATCCTCCTGTAGGTGAGAAATACTTAACGCGTCACTGGGGCAGTGGGGAAAACAAGCAACTAGAAATTAATGGTATGCAAGTAAAATGAATGACAAAACAGCAGAAGGAAGTCCTTTTACCTCACACAATAGTTAGAATGAACCTTTCTATAGATTTCTTTTGAGGTAAAGCTGGTAAGTAATTGCTGCAAACTATAGAACATTAAAATTCCTGAAAAAGTTTACTACCATTGTCGAAGTCAGAGGTTTCTTATTTGCCATGACAATGCAACAATCCAAATCAACTGCTTGGGTTAGCACGGGAATAGTCTCAGAACTGGCAGAGCAATCTACAAGAGCCAAGCCTTTGCAAAggaaataataaagaaaaaggtcAAACAACTGAGGCTAAAGGCATGATCATGCAGTTTTAGGAAAGTGCTAGTAACAATctgctgaaaaataaaataaaatgtgaaAGCTCATGCATGCCGCTAACCTGTCGATTTGCCCAAGAATGCAGCAACATCTATAATCTTTTTGGTTGATTCTGAATTTGTGAATACCTTGGATTCATCTTtgtaaaacagaaaataagcATAAGAAGCACAATtccaaagaaataaaatgctATCATTCATCTGAAAGCCTTACCATAACCACTAATTGTGGACAAAGAAGCACCATCCGACTTGACCCGGCAAACTTCCATTAAAAATGTATCACCCAACTCCATAGTAAATGCATCCGATGCAACAACTAAGGATTTACTATCAGATACTCCCACAACTCTCAAGTGAATTCCCTGTGACCCAAATGAAGATTATCCAAATCAATAAGACACCAACTTCACACAaactatgaaaaaataaaaccaattgaaATAGCCAaagcccaagaacaaaagcaaTTCAAAGAATGAGTGGGAGGAAATGGATGTACCTGTTTAGCGTGAAGAGATCGACAGGAGACAATGTGTTGAAGGAGCTGACGCCCAACGCCTCCAACACCCATCAGAATCAGAGAGatattctttttcattgttCCTTTGTCTGGATTTTGCTTGCTAAACTCTCAAACTCTGCTGCCGTTCGGGGTTTCTGGGGTTTGATTGTACTTTGGGTTTTTGGTTATTCTAACGGTAGTCCTATACCGTcaaaatttctgtttttttaacatttttaatgaactttttggttacgttttttttttcaataagatATCAATTTGAGTGCTGTTAAacgaaccttaaaattaactaaacACACCATActaccaaactatttattaaattactaatttttcctaatataaaatgaccaaaaaagatatattgaattatgaaataaatgtaattttaatgaGTACACATACTCACCATATTCAACCATAATCaaacataaccaaaaaatcaaacttcCAAAAACCTTAATATTAACTCCAAcaatttgtttcattgttatttattaattcattaatgCAAACAAGTTTTGTGGATGTTTCAGACATGTCGAGGGAGTCATCAAAAGAGGTattaattttgggttttttggtttaggtagaaagaaaattaaaatttacatTTGTTAGATCGTGAAACCCAGAAAGCTCATGCGCATACCCTTCAACTTGGTACTTCATATGAATTCTTCCATGCACGCCAGTTATTTGACAAAATGCCTAAGCGTGGTAACCGGAACAACAATAATAGGCAGCTTTGCTTAGCAGCACCATCATGAAGAAGCTATTTATCTCTTTTCAAGAATGCTTGTTTCGAATatcagacccaaaaaattcacatTTGTCACTGTTCATTCATCAACTGCACTTGGAGACCTAAAAATAGGCAAGCAACAACTTCATGCATGTGCAACAAAGATAGGTTTGCATTCAAATGTCTTTGTGGGAAGTGCAATTTTGGATCTTTATGCAAAGTTAAGCATTACCAGGATCTTAAGAACCATCATCAAGTGAATGAAATTTTATCTGCATTCAAATTTCTTTGTGCATTTTGTGTTGTGTGATAGagtgtattagggtgtacAAGGG encodes the following:
- the LOC117628618 gene encoding bifunctional aspartokinase/homoserine dehydrogenase, which codes for MKKNISLILMGVGGVGRQLLQHIVSCRSLHAKQGIHLRVVGVSDSKSLVVASDAFTMELGDTFLMEVCRVKSDGASLSTISGYDESKVFTNSESTKKIIDVAAFLGKSTGLALVDCSASSETIPVLTQAVDLDCCIVMANKKPLTSTMEDYDKLILYPRRIRHESTVGAGLPVIASLNRILSSGDPVHRIIGSLSGTLGYVMSEVEDGKPLSQVVQSAKNLGYTEPDPRDDLSGMDVARKALILARLLGRRINLDDIKIESLYPEEMAPSVMSIEDFLGTGILSLDKDIQERVSKASLNGNVLRYVCVIDASRCQVGIQELPKDSPLGRLRGSDNVLEIYTRCYNDQPLVIQGAGAGNDTTAAGVLADIIDIQDLFP